DNA from Pseudomonadota bacterium:
TGGGGTTTATAGGCGTATTATTAATGGTTCGTCCCGGTAGTAATCCATTTGCTGTTTCGGCTTTGTTAGCACTAGGTGCAACTTTTTGTTTATCTGTACGCGATATAATTACTCGTGCGATGTCGGGGCGCGAATCAACTAGTGCTATCATGCTAGTCTCGACTGGATGCATACTTTTGAGTGGTTTGGCAAGCTGGCCCATCGGCTATCTAATCCCCGGCATTGGTGAATGGCGTATGCCGACGACACGAGAGTTTTGGCTTCTTGCAATGACGGGAATTCTGCAGGGGGTCGGGCAGTATTTTATGGTCACGGCTTTCCTATTAGCTGAGGCTGTTGTGGTTGTGCCTTTTCGATATTTCTCACTGATTTTCGCAACGCTGTTCGGTTATTTGATATTCGGAGACATACCCAGCCTCACTATGCTTGCTGGTGCCATTGTAGTCGTGGGAAGCGGGCTCTATATATTTCAGAGAGAGGTTAGGTTTATGAAGAAAACCTAAAACTATTCAATTCAGACGATGTACCGCGAAGTTGACCATTTCTAATAACGCATCCTTTATCGGACAATCGTGAAAAATTCCAAGAGAATCACGAGCAATAGCACCGTAGTGGCGCGCACGGTCAACAGTGTCCAGCAGTGAATTATGCTTATTCATAAGTGTTTTTGCATATGTTAGGTCTTGTTCTGTCTGATTTAGCTCTTCCAATGTGCGCTGCCAAAATAAACGTTCCTCAACATTTCCTCGTCGCCAAGCCAGAATAACTGGTAGCGTAATTTTCCCCTCACGAAAGTCGTCGCCAATTGTTTTTCCAAGGTCGTCTTCTTCTGCAGCATAATCAAGGACGTCATCTATAAGTTGAAATGCAATACCTAAATTCATTCCAAAGCTCTCTAAAGCCTGCTCCTCCGCCGTAGGACGTTCGGCTACAACGGCACCAACACTTGCTGCCGCAGCGAAAAGGGTTGCCGTTTTTGCTCGGATCACTCTGAGGTAAGCCTCTTCACTGGTTTCAGTGTCATTGGTGGTCATTAGCTGCATGACCTCCCCCTCAGCAATAACCGCAGAAGCGTTAGAAAGTATTTTCAATACTCTCAAAGACCCATCACTAACCATTATCTGGAATGCAC
Protein-coding regions in this window:
- a CDS encoding DMT family transporter, which encodes MKGKFTKHGRTAMPVLSSQLRGISFLVISGAILSFTDGLAKLLAGTLVIGEIIFFRACFVFVPILIIIGWRGGFSTLRVYSWRSQLCRAACVIVTTYLFLAATRHLPLADAIAILFASPIFITAMAPFALGEDVGWRRWSAVFVGFIGVLLMVRPGSNPFAVSALLALGATFCLSVRDIITRAMSGRESTSAIMLVSTGCILLSGLASWPIGYLIPGIGEWRMPTTREFWLLAMTGILQGVGQYFMVTAFLLAEAVVVVPFRYFSLIFATLFGYLIFGDIPSLTMLAGAIVVVGSGLYIFQREVRFMKKT
- a CDS encoding polyprenyl synthetase family protein, yielding MINLGITRKPLSDTPSLESILALLGDDLHRVNQLIVESMHSPVSLIPQLAGHIVASGGKRLRPLLTLAAANLCGYQGDRHIGLATCVEFIHTATLLHDDVVDESRLRRGKDSANAVWGNQSSVLVGDFLFSRAFQIMVSDGSLRVLKILSNASAVIAEGEVMQLMTTNDTETSEEAYLRVIRAKTATLFAAAASVGAVVAERPTAEEQALESFGMNLGIAFQLIDDVLDYAAEEDDLGKTIGDDFREGKITLPVILAWRRGNVEERLFWQRTLEELNQTEQDLTYAKTLMNKHNSLLDTVDRARHYGAIARDSLGIFHDCPIKDALLEMVNFAVHRLN